The Methylomonas montana genome has a window encoding:
- a CDS encoding lipopolysaccharide biosynthesis protein, which produces MNPNFSIHPNNFNSLMLFGLSLVNYALLYWANILLARHLTIDAFDDFSVATSVIALLSTLATLGLEKYALRQIALCIERENWPRLRGFWVFSLRTILLFSLFLMGLLSVGLEAFLAWQNADLHIAIVIYAGFLPVIALCLFLIEVITVFGAQILSLVLYRFFLPAVFLLLLLSLSDFQIELTAVSAVLCFGTAWCLTLILMIVTARAASPRGLHRIDADLKRKSRWLKKSLPLMISSLMMTMLTNGGTIILEILHPSEAVVGIYAIAMQTTALISLIGTSTNRYYLPMLVVLLERRDQVGIKALQVKRMRLIAAFVGAFLGIIGLWGQEILYLFGATFASGYTALLISAIGAAFCTLFSDSPYYLQFMGRNRLVVGLITLAAIGMIGLSFIFGFLYGASGVAIAYTLPTILLFASLKWLAYRHMRKLFAVNAQA; this is translated from the coding sequence TTGAATCCCAACTTTTCCATCCATCCGAACAACTTCAACTCCTTGATGTTGTTTGGCTTGAGCCTAGTCAATTATGCCTTGCTGTATTGGGCCAATATTTTGTTGGCTCGTCATCTGACTATCGATGCTTTTGACGATTTCAGCGTGGCAACTTCCGTCATCGCTTTGCTATCGACCCTGGCCACCTTGGGACTGGAAAAATATGCCCTGCGTCAGATTGCTTTGTGTATAGAGCGCGAAAACTGGCCCAGGCTGCGCGGCTTCTGGGTGTTTTCGTTGCGTACCATCCTGTTGTTCAGCCTATTCTTGATGGGCTTGCTCAGCGTAGGCCTAGAAGCCTTTCTAGCCTGGCAAAATGCCGATTTGCACATTGCCATAGTAATTTATGCCGGCTTTCTGCCAGTGATTGCGCTGTGTCTGTTCTTGATCGAAGTCATTACCGTATTCGGTGCGCAAATTCTCTCCCTGGTCTTGTATCGTTTTTTCCTGCCCGCCGTATTTTTACTGCTGTTGCTCAGTTTAAGCGACTTTCAAATCGAACTAACGGCGGTTTCCGCGGTACTTTGTTTTGGTACCGCTTGGTGTCTGACATTGATATTGATGATAGTAACGGCACGAGCCGCCAGTCCCAGAGGACTGCATCGGATTGACGCCGATCTGAAACGTAAAAGCCGATGGCTAAAAAAGTCACTGCCGTTAATGATCAGCAGTTTGATGATGACCATGCTGACCAACGGCGGCACTATCATTCTGGAAATTCTCCATCCATCCGAAGCCGTGGTGGGCATTTATGCAATCGCCATGCAAACCACGGCGTTGATTTCATTGATAGGCACCTCGACCAATCGCTATTATCTACCTATGCTGGTGGTTTTGCTGGAGCGCCGCGATCAGGTTGGCATCAAAGCCCTGCAAGTTAAACGCATGCGCCTGATTGCCGCCTTTGTCGGGGCTTTTCTGGGCATCATCGGTCTATGGGGCCAGGAAATACTCTATCTGTTCGGCGCCACCTTTGCGAGCGGTTATACAGCTTTACTCATCAGCGCGATTGGCGCAGCGTTTTGTACCTTGTTTTCCGATTCGCCCTACTATCTCCAGTTCATGGGACGCAATCGTCTGGTAGTTGGGTTGATCACGTTAGCCGCTATCGGCATGATCGGCCTGAGTTTTATTTTTGGCTTTCTCTACGGCGCCAGCGGGGTTGCAATCGCTTACACATTGCCAACCATATTGCTGTTCGCCAGCCTGAAGTGGCTGGCCTATCGGCATATGCGCAAGCTATTCGCCGTTAATGCTCAAGCGTGA
- a CDS encoding OprO/OprP family phosphate-selective porin has product MKLSKLSLAVATVIGSGVCVDAMALDLYVDSKTKQIFAEPGPGRSKLGSFEKVEDTAAQKAEIQQIKEDLALKDNALKALDEHAKSDEENVKVKLDNKGVQFESADKDFKFRLGGRIHADASYTSGDDNLLSGATHVEANDGTEMRRARMEFLGTFYKDWDFKSQVDFADNSVAVKDMFIMYKGLKDFEFTAGQQKQAFSRELQESSNDMMFMERSLMDSLNAPTVDRAIGLNVASMHKDWTGQVGVYGDTVTANSQNNKADEGWGISTRWTYAPINEKTKLIHLGVAGNYRDPNANDQVTDHALRLRSETSHMSNLNLIDTGNITGINAIQMVGLEANALYGPFTIGGEYTQMWLDRKNGGDNAEFNGWYTEASWTITGESRKYKNGKFYKVEPNKVFSLKNGTWGAWELAGRYSEADLNSGNIRGGQLSNMTVALNWYLNSNIRFMADYNKTLDMSGSPIRTVGGGEPNVDTFMLRGQLAF; this is encoded by the coding sequence ATGAAACTTTCTAAACTGAGCCTAGCAGTGGCGACTGTCATTGGCTCGGGTGTCTGTGTTGATGCCATGGCGCTGGACTTATACGTGGACTCTAAAACCAAGCAAATTTTTGCCGAGCCAGGTCCGGGCCGTTCCAAACTGGGTTCGTTCGAAAAAGTCGAAGACACGGCGGCGCAAAAAGCCGAGATTCAACAAATCAAGGAAGATTTGGCGCTGAAAGACAATGCGCTTAAAGCACTGGATGAGCATGCGAAATCAGATGAAGAGAACGTGAAAGTCAAATTAGACAATAAAGGCGTGCAATTTGAATCCGCTGACAAGGATTTCAAATTCAGACTCGGTGGCCGTATTCATGCCGATGCATCGTACACCAGCGGTGACGATAACCTGCTAAGTGGTGCAACACATGTCGAAGCCAATGACGGTACCGAAATGCGTCGGGCACGGATGGAGTTTCTGGGTACTTTCTACAAAGACTGGGATTTCAAGAGCCAGGTGGATTTTGCCGACAATAGCGTCGCGGTCAAAGACATGTTTATCATGTATAAAGGCTTAAAAGATTTTGAGTTCACGGCGGGTCAACAAAAACAAGCTTTCAGTCGCGAGTTGCAGGAAAGCTCGAATGACATGATGTTCATGGAACGTTCATTGATGGATTCCCTGAATGCTCCAACCGTTGACCGGGCTATCGGTCTTAATGTCGCATCGATGCATAAAGACTGGACTGGGCAGGTGGGTGTCTACGGCGATACTGTGACTGCCAATAGTCAAAACAATAAGGCGGATGAAGGTTGGGGTATCAGCACACGTTGGACCTATGCACCGATCAACGAGAAAACCAAGTTAATCCATTTGGGTGTGGCGGGTAACTATCGCGATCCGAATGCCAACGATCAAGTCACCGATCACGCACTGAGATTGCGCTCGGAAACCTCGCACATGTCCAACCTCAATCTGATCGATACCGGAAACATCACAGGCATCAATGCTATCCAAATGGTCGGCTTGGAAGCCAACGCCCTCTATGGACCATTTACGATCGGTGGTGAATACACGCAAATGTGGCTCGATCGTAAAAATGGCGGCGATAACGCCGAATTTAATGGCTGGTACACCGAAGCTTCATGGACCATCACCGGCGAATCGCGCAAGTACAAAAACGGCAAATTTTATAAAGTGGAACCCAACAAAGTATTTAGCTTGAAAAATGGTACTTGGGGCGCATGGGAACTGGCCGGTCGTTACTCTGAGGCTGATTTGAACAGCGGTAATATCAGAGGCGGGCAGCTGTCCAATATGACCGTGGCATTGAACTGGTACTTGAACAGCAATATCCGCTTCATGGCTGACTACAACAAGACCTTGGATATGAGCGGCTCACCGATCAGAACGGTAGGCGGCGGCGAACCTAATGTTGATACCTTTATGCTGCGCGGTCAGTTGGCATTCTAA
- a CDS encoding choice-of-anchor I domain-containing protein — MKKNHLLLAMLLLSSCAEHPVTGPATSQWQLQPHCLYYSGHDKGTEIVSVQQQTLRAVLSNFDTGEADVLDVSQPGKITRLNRFNLGLHKGEEFTSVAFHPSLDVFAAVIDAGNNRGRLEIRSASSGALLDRVEVGFGPDAVVFSKDGGAALVANEGEEFSFDKQTGDFFSAEGSISIIHLDKNAKVKANANIELADVTHREGFIVAEKGHFLEREIDWDGDGKISKKTDFDGNGAIENKKVKIGRFEGTDVYANETKGEAKIRIPVASDSKTLLEPEYIALSPDASRAYVTLQETNEVAEVDVTNGRILGYFNMGIAEHGADRKSNGWVEFNQSVMALREPDGIALTPDGRYFVTADEGDTDTEVQDGEEPLQSGGRTVSVFDAKTGDFVADTGNQLDEISFAHGVYPERRSNKKGAEPEGVVTFEMDGQPWAVVGMERADALVLIALVDPKHPKTVALGKIPGEESRSPEGVAHFENNGEHYLLTANEMIGTVACFKVVRGEFTLEH; from the coding sequence TTGAAAAAGAACCATCTGTTGCTTGCGATGTTGCTGCTGTCGAGTTGTGCGGAGCATCCGGTCACGGGCCCGGCCACCAGTCAGTGGCAATTGCAGCCGCATTGCCTTTATTACTCCGGACACGACAAAGGCACCGAGATCGTCAGTGTCCAGCAACAGACCCTGCGGGCGGTATTGAGCAATTTTGATACCGGCGAGGCCGATGTACTGGATGTCAGCCAGCCCGGAAAAATCACGCGCCTGAACCGGTTTAATCTGGGTTTGCACAAGGGCGAGGAGTTTACCTCGGTGGCATTTCATCCGTCGCTAGATGTGTTCGCGGCCGTGATCGACGCCGGCAATAACAGAGGCCGTTTGGAAATTCGTTCCGCCAGCAGCGGGGCCTTGCTGGATCGTGTAGAAGTGGGTTTCGGGCCGGATGCGGTGGTGTTTTCCAAGGATGGTGGCGCCGCGTTGGTCGCCAACGAAGGCGAGGAGTTTTCGTTCGATAAACAGACTGGCGATTTTTTTTCCGCCGAGGGCAGCATTTCTATCATCCATCTGGATAAAAATGCCAAAGTGAAAGCCAACGCCAATATCGAGTTGGCGGATGTCACGCATAGGGAAGGTTTTATCGTCGCGGAAAAAGGCCATTTTCTGGAGCGGGAAATCGACTGGGACGGCGATGGCAAGATCAGTAAAAAAACCGATTTCGACGGCAATGGCGCGATTGAAAACAAGAAAGTCAAAATCGGCCGTTTCGAGGGCACCGATGTGTATGCGAACGAAACCAAGGGCGAAGCCAAAATCCGGATTCCTGTCGCCAGCGACTCGAAAACCTTATTGGAACCCGAATATATTGCCCTGTCGCCCGATGCATCGAGAGCTTATGTGACACTGCAGGAAACCAATGAAGTAGCCGAAGTGGACGTGACGAATGGGCGGATATTAGGGTATTTCAATATGGGGATCGCCGAACACGGTGCCGACCGCAAGTCAAATGGCTGGGTGGAATTTAATCAGTCGGTGATGGCCTTGCGCGAACCGGACGGGATTGCCTTGACGCCGGATGGCCGTTATTTCGTCACCGCCGACGAAGGCGATACCGATACCGAAGTGCAAGATGGCGAAGAACCGTTACAAAGCGGCGGTAGGACTGTCAGCGTGTTCGACGCCAAAACCGGCGATTTCGTCGCCGATACCGGCAATCAGCTCGATGAAATCAGCTTTGCTCACGGTGTTTATCCCGAGCGGCGCAGCAACAAAAAAGGCGCCGAACCGGAAGGAGTGGTGACGTTTGAAATGGATGGCCAACCTTGGGCGGTAGTAGGCATGGAGCGTGCCGATGCCTTGGTACTGATTGCCTTGGTCGACCCCAAGCATCCCAAGACGGTGGCGCTGGGCAAGATTCCCGGTGAAGAAAGCCGCTCGCCGGAAGGTGTCGCCCATTTCGAAAACAACGGCGAGCATTATTTGCTGACCGCCAACGAAATGATAGGCACCGTCGCTTGTTTTAAAGTGGTGCGGGGAGAGTTCACGCTTGAGCATTAA
- a CDS encoding EAL domain-containing protein yields the protein MTIASEALKEKLIIIAEHNEISAQKIVTTLKAKGYTDIRLASNGDEIYQLIKPYSDQPEAIGLLVLNASLPGCKAQEICESLASTRAASFIPVVILNDDDFICDFDHCRSPCGDCLTYKINTPVNTQELLLAVKFLLSLKLERQLRLRQEEQLINELAAKNVIDAKLKFLIAHDELTGLFNRSSFERQLRLILNRSNKTQKDGALLFIDVDRFSLINELEGFEVGDRLLVELAILVRKQVPPGSLFARIGADEFCLFLENKTKKQAQTLAETIKYTVDNFRFFTGEVCYSASVSIGIATLDNAISAFHPGEMILHARQACNFAKSNGRDNIWIYSSEDLSVQERRRDIYWVPLIRKALRENHLFLVFQPVVQLSDGYISHYEVLLRMRSESNDLITPDQFIPVAERTGLIHGIDLWVVENAIDFLAALPAYMSHVSLAINLSSSAFQYPDLLSTISDKLEMSWVDAGRLTFEITETAAVDNFENTRHMINKIRALGCKFALDDFGAGFCSFNYLKTFPVDYVKIDGQFIRNLLDNETDQILVRSMVEIAAKLGKKTIAEFVESPGTALKLREIGVNFGQGYAFGKPDRNLLDSKVSIAILQAAQQSPLLIN from the coding sequence ATGACGATTGCCAGTGAAGCGCTGAAAGAAAAACTGATCATCATCGCGGAGCACAATGAAATCTCCGCACAAAAAATTGTTACTACTTTAAAAGCCAAAGGTTATACGGATATCCGCCTGGCAAGCAATGGCGATGAGATTTATCAGCTCATCAAGCCGTACAGCGATCAGCCCGAGGCAATCGGCCTACTGGTCTTGAATGCCTCTCTACCGGGATGCAAAGCGCAGGAAATATGCGAAAGCCTTGCCAGTACCCGCGCGGCGTCCTTTATTCCAGTGGTGATTCTAAATGACGACGACTTTATCTGCGACTTCGACCACTGCCGTTCCCCGTGCGGCGACTGCCTGACTTACAAAATAAACACACCGGTTAACACTCAGGAATTACTACTCGCCGTCAAATTTTTATTGAGTTTGAAACTAGAACGTCAATTACGCCTCCGGCAAGAAGAGCAATTGATCAACGAACTGGCGGCCAAAAACGTTATCGATGCCAAGCTTAAGTTTCTAATCGCTCACGACGAGCTCACCGGCCTGTTCAATCGCAGCAGCTTCGAGCGTCAGCTCAGATTAATCCTTAACCGCAGCAATAAGACCCAAAAAGACGGCGCGCTGTTATTTATCGATGTCGACCGCTTTAGCCTGATCAACGAACTGGAGGGCTTTGAGGTGGGCGACCGACTGCTGGTCGAACTCGCGATTTTAGTCAGAAAACAGGTGCCGCCCGGCAGTTTGTTTGCCCGGATCGGTGCCGACGAATTTTGCTTGTTTCTTGAAAACAAGACCAAAAAACAAGCTCAAACTCTAGCTGAAACGATAAAATACACCGTCGATAACTTTAGGTTCTTTACCGGAGAAGTCTGCTACAGCGCCTCGGTTTCGATCGGCATCGCCACTCTCGATAACGCCATTTCCGCATTTCATCCCGGCGAGATGATCCTGCACGCCCGCCAAGCCTGTAATTTCGCCAAAAGCAATGGCCGTGACAATATTTGGATCTATAGCAGCGAAGATCTTAGCGTCCAGGAAAGGCGGCGGGATATTTACTGGGTACCATTGATTCGTAAAGCCTTACGGGAAAACCATTTGTTCCTGGTTTTCCAGCCGGTGGTGCAATTGAGCGACGGTTATATATCCCATTACGAAGTACTGCTGAGGATGCGTAGCGAAAGCAATGACCTTATCACACCCGATCAATTTATCCCGGTGGCGGAACGAACCGGTTTGATCCACGGCATTGACCTCTGGGTGGTTGAAAATGCCATCGATTTTCTGGCGGCACTTCCTGCGTATATGTCCCATGTGTCGTTGGCTATCAACCTGTCCAGCTCCGCTTTTCAGTATCCGGATCTGTTATCGACCATCAGCGATAAGCTGGAGATGTCTTGGGTCGATGCCGGCCGGCTAACTTTCGAGATTACCGAAACGGCCGCCGTCGATAATTTCGAAAATACCCGGCATATGATTAACAAAATTCGGGCGCTGGGCTGTAAATTTGCACTGGATGATTTCGGCGCCGGCTTTTGTTCTTTCAATTATCTGAAAACCTTTCCGGTCGATTACGTGAAAATCGACGGCCAGTTCATTAGAAACTTACTCGATAATGAAACCGACCAAATCCTGGTCAGATCAATGGTGGAAATTGCCGCGAAACTCGGCAAAAAAACCATCGCCGAATTTGTCGAATCACCCGGCACCGCGCTGAAATTGAGAGAAATAGGCGTTAATTTCGGACAGGGCTACGCCTTTGGCAAACCTGACCGGAATTTGCTGGATAGCAAAGTCTCTATAGCCATTTTGCAGGCTGCACAACAGTCTCCCTTGCTGATAAATTAA
- a CDS encoding sigma-54-dependent transcriptional regulator, translated as MNMPITLVVDDEPDIRELLEITLNRMQIQTRSAASLAEAKQLLAGQTFDLCLTDMKLPDGDGLDLVDYIQSAGLQLPVAVITAHGSMDIAIKAMKKGAFDFLSKPVDLAVLRKLVSHALQASLSRVNEKERRTRDILLGESALMCNIRSKINKVARNQAPVYISGESGAGKELVARLIHQQSPRGDKPFIAINCGAIPQELMESEFFGHRKGSFTGAVADKQGLFQAADGGTLFLDEVADLPLALQVKLLRAIQEKKIRPIGEQREVAVDVRLLSATHKDLTKMVQDGSFRQDLYYRINVIELSLPPLRARPADIPQLTEHLLRGLAQANGMALPKLSDAATNALKNYYFPGNVRELENILERALALHEGGMIEVDDLNLPLGLELAAAEDFDAEKMSLESYLEDIEKKALSTALEDNRWNKTATAKQLGLTFRSLRYRLKKLGLE; from the coding sequence ATGAATATGCCCATTACACTGGTGGTCGACGATGAACCCGACATCAGAGAATTACTCGAAATCACCCTAAACCGCATGCAGATCCAGACCCGCTCTGCGGCGAGTTTGGCGGAAGCCAAACAATTGTTGGCGGGACAGACTTTTGATTTGTGTTTAACCGATATGAAATTGCCGGATGGCGATGGACTGGACCTGGTCGATTATATTCAGTCGGCCGGCTTGCAATTGCCGGTGGCGGTGATTACCGCGCACGGCAGCATGGATATCGCTATCAAGGCGATGAAAAAGGGCGCTTTTGACTTTCTATCCAAACCGGTCGATCTGGCAGTGCTCAGAAAACTGGTCAGTCATGCCTTGCAGGCCTCACTAAGCCGTGTGAACGAAAAGGAGCGGCGCACCCGCGATATCTTGTTGGGTGAATCGGCGTTGATGTGCAATATTCGTTCAAAGATCAATAAGGTGGCCCGCAATCAGGCGCCGGTTTACATTAGTGGTGAATCCGGTGCCGGTAAGGAATTGGTGGCCAGATTGATTCATCAACAGAGCCCGCGCGGCGATAAACCCTTTATCGCCATCAACTGTGGAGCGATCCCGCAAGAGTTGATGGAAAGCGAATTCTTCGGGCACAGAAAAGGCAGTTTCACCGGGGCTGTCGCCGATAAGCAAGGCTTATTTCAGGCCGCCGATGGCGGCACCCTGTTTCTCGATGAAGTAGCCGATTTGCCGTTGGCATTGCAAGTCAAATTGTTACGAGCGATACAAGAGAAAAAAATTAGGCCCATCGGCGAGCAGCGAGAAGTGGCCGTCGATGTGCGTCTATTAAGTGCCACGCATAAGGATTTAACCAAGATGGTCCAGGATGGCAGTTTTAGGCAGGACTTGTATTATCGGATCAATGTCATTGAACTAAGCTTGCCACCGCTGCGAGCCAGGCCGGCCGATATTCCGCAGCTCACCGAGCATTTATTGCGCGGCCTGGCGCAGGCCAACGGCATGGCATTGCCTAAATTGTCGGATGCGGCCACTAATGCCTTAAAGAATTATTATTTCCCCGGCAATGTCCGTGAACTGGAAAATATACTGGAGAGAGCCCTGGCGCTGCACGAGGGCGGTATGATCGAGGTTGACGATCTGAATTTGCCGTTGGGGCTGGAGTTGGCGGCGGCCGAGGATTTTGACGCGGAAAAAATGTCGCTGGAAAGCTATCTTGAGGACATTGAAAAAAAGGCCTTGAGCACTGCGCTGGAGGATAATCGCTGGAACAAAACCGCAACCGCCAAGCAGTTAGGTTTGACCTTTCGGTCGCTGCGATATCGGCTGAAAAAATTAGGCTTGGAATAA
- a CDS encoding sensor histidine kinase, protein MLSSSVDTLYPCPFSKRYGIPVRQAWLMLKIFALYRFVVASLFVMLFYLRFGPSLLGSYAPSLYQFASLAYLGISLFAVPVALHLRFSYASLAQLFIFTDIVFITMLMHASGGIGSGIGILLAISIAAGGLLIGGRCAVLFAALASLAILAEEVYAIETHAFENTRLTYAGMLGGAFFSIAFLSVILAQRAEQSAILAQRQQRTIVRLEGLNRYIIQHLQSGIMIVDGQQATQLSNQSALRLLGLSEQPEHLGAVSPELRQAFEWWRVNEDQDFAIVRLPERGEVQVRFSALTMDGEALYMLIFEDIALYSQRLQQSKLASLGRLTASIAHEIRNPLSAISHAGQLLSEAPELEPQELRLTEIIQTHCRRVNSIIEDILKLSRRHPSRKQKIVLEQWLPAYLHEQKLQMGPQAECFELVFKAQGLNACIDGGHLKQILDNLCANALQYGRPELGKIVLEVSSVQNEPCIRMIDNGKGIAEEDRQHLFEPFFTTSHKGTGLGLYISKELAELNQAELSYAECAGKSCFTLLLANADHAVIEI, encoded by the coding sequence ATGCTTTCTTCATCGGTCGATACTCTTTATCCCTGCCCTTTTTCCAAAAGGTACGGCATTCCCGTTCGCCAAGCCTGGTTGATGTTGAAAATCTTTGCCCTATACCGGTTCGTCGTCGCCAGCCTGTTCGTGATGCTGTTTTATTTACGCTTCGGGCCGTCGTTGCTGGGCTCTTATGCGCCGTCATTGTACCAGTTCGCCAGCCTTGCTTATCTGGGGATTTCGCTGTTTGCCGTACCGGTCGCGCTGCATTTGCGCTTCAGCTACGCCAGTTTGGCACAGCTGTTCATTTTTACCGATATCGTGTTTATTACCATGCTGATGCATGCCAGCGGCGGTATCGGCAGCGGCATCGGTATTTTGTTGGCCATTTCGATAGCCGCCGGCGGCTTGCTGATCGGTGGCCGTTGTGCAGTGTTGTTCGCGGCTCTGGCCAGTCTGGCGATCCTGGCCGAAGAGGTGTATGCAATAGAAACCCATGCCTTCGAAAACACCAGGCTAACTTATGCGGGTATGTTGGGCGGGGCTTTTTTTTCAATCGCCTTCCTGTCGGTTATCCTGGCGCAGCGCGCGGAGCAATCGGCGATTTTGGCGCAACGGCAACAGCGGACCATCGTTCGGCTGGAAGGGCTTAACCGCTATATCATTCAACATTTGCAATCGGGCATCATGATAGTCGATGGGCAGCAAGCTACCCAGCTATCCAACCAATCCGCGCTACGCTTGTTAGGGTTATCGGAACAACCCGAGCACTTGGGGGCGGTCTCGCCGGAACTCAGGCAAGCCTTCGAGTGGTGGCGAGTCAATGAGGATCAGGATTTCGCGATTGTCCGCTTGCCGGAGCGAGGCGAAGTTCAGGTGCGGTTTTCGGCGTTGACCATGGATGGGGAAGCCTTATACATGCTGATTTTTGAGGACATTGCTTTATATAGCCAGCGTTTGCAGCAGAGCAAATTAGCGTCCCTGGGGCGCTTAACCGCCAGTATCGCCCATGAGATCCGCAATCCGCTTAGTGCTATCAGTCATGCCGGGCAGTTATTATCGGAAGCGCCGGAATTAGAGCCGCAGGAATTGCGTTTAACCGAAATCATCCAAACCCACTGCCGGCGAGTTAACAGTATCATCGAAGATATCCTTAAATTATCTCGCCGCCATCCCTCGCGGAAACAAAAGATTGTGTTGGAGCAATGGTTGCCGGCGTATCTGCATGAGCAAAAATTGCAGATGGGGCCGCAGGCGGAATGTTTTGAATTGGTGTTTAAAGCGCAAGGTCTTAATGCTTGCATCGACGGCGGGCATTTGAAGCAGATTCTGGATAATCTCTGCGCCAATGCCTTGCAATACGGTAGGCCCGAACTCGGAAAAATTGTGCTTGAAGTCAGCAGTGTGCAGAACGAGCCTTGTATCCGGATGATTGACAATGGCAAGGGCATAGCCGAGGAAGATAGGCAGCATTTGTTCGAGCCGTTTTTCACCACTTCACACAAAGGCACAGGTTTGGGGCTTTACATCTCCAAAGAACTGGCCGAACTTAATCAAGCTGAATTAAGCTATGCCGAATGCGCTGGAAAATCCTGTTTTACCTTGTTGTTGGCTAATGCCGATCACGCTGTCATCGAAATATGA
- a CDS encoding HDOD domain-containing protein codes for MIDSSTSTLTAADLLRGDLQLASPPNVYFLLKKIVDDPSKTAKDAAFVIEDDAALAMKLLKIVNSAFYGFPSQVTSIAKAITLIGSRELYNLVLGTVIVDRFSNLPGQHFSIHDFWARNLRCALITRELDIQFGKSYVDTAFLCGLVHNIGQLVFYRRIPVLAREVDLLLQSQMHLAVDDEVSIEQAVIGFDHFQTGAELCRLWKLPEVVVESIRLHCFPDHIGAYSDLAAMVRLANCLSRIENPYDAFSVSALNLSPEQISFILDKTSDEFEIIFKLFYPTI; via the coding sequence ATGATAGATTCCTCAACATCCACCTTGACTGCAGCGGACTTGCTTAGAGGCGATTTACAACTAGCGTCGCCACCCAACGTCTATTTTTTGTTGAAGAAAATAGTCGATGATCCCAGTAAAACCGCCAAGGATGCCGCGTTTGTGATCGAGGACGACGCGGCGTTGGCCATGAAGTTATTAAAAATAGTCAATAGCGCATTTTATGGCTTTCCGTCGCAAGTGACCTCAATAGCCAAGGCTATCACTTTGATCGGTTCCCGCGAGTTGTATAATTTGGTACTGGGTACGGTGATCGTCGACCGCTTCTCCAACCTGCCGGGCCAACATTTTTCGATACACGATTTCTGGGCCAGAAACCTGCGTTGCGCGCTGATTACCAGGGAGTTGGATATTCAGTTCGGCAAGTCGTACGTGGACACTGCATTTTTATGCGGTTTGGTGCACAACATCGGCCAGCTGGTATTTTACCGGCGGATCCCGGTATTGGCTCGAGAAGTGGATTTATTATTGCAATCGCAAATGCATCTGGCGGTTGACGATGAAGTCAGTATCGAACAGGCGGTCATCGGTTTCGATCATTTTCAGACAGGCGCGGAGCTGTGCCGCTTATGGAAATTACCGGAAGTGGTAGTGGAAAGCATCCGCTTGCACTGTTTTCCGGACCACATCGGCGCTTATTCCGATCTTGCTGCCATGGTCAGATTGGCCAATTGTTTAAGCCGTATCGAAAACCCTTACGACGCTTTCTCCGTCAGCGCCTTGAACCTGTCGCCCGAACAAATCAGTTTTATTCTCGATAAAACCAGTGACGAGTTCGAAATCATTTTTAAGCTGTTTTACCCCACCATCTAA